The genomic DNA GGTTTAATGTTTGATATGCTTAGAAGACAAGTATTCAACAAATCAACCGGTAACGTAGAAATGGTAAGAGACCAAGTAGGTCTTGACTTAGACGAACCTGTTGTTTTAGGTGAACCATTAGACGAAGAAACATTAAAAGCAAAAACAACAATCTACAGATGCGACGGAGAAGCATACAAAGATGATAAAGAAGCTGTTGAAGTATGTCAAAACATACACGTAAGCAGATCCTTCGGTGCATTCAACCCAATTAAAGGATGGTAGAAAACATGGCTGATAAGAAATTTTTACATGCAATGAATGAAAAATTCAGAGAAGATCCTACTGATAAAAGGACTACTTTTTATAACATGGACGGTTGGAAACAATCCCCAAGAAAAAGTGAATTTGTAGCAGAAGCTAAAGAAATCGCTGAAAAAAGAGGAATCCCAATGTACAACCCAGACATTGGTACTCCTTTAGGTCAAAGAGCTTTAATGTCCTACCAATTATCCACTACCGATACTTTTGTTGAAGGTGACGATTTACACTTTATTAACAACGCAGCTATCCAACAAGCTTGGGACGACATCAGAAAAACCGTAATTGTAGGTTTAAACACTGCTCACAACGTTCTCGAAAAAAGATTAGGTATTGAAGTAACTCCAGAAACCATTACTGAATACTTAGAAACTGTAAACCACGCTATGCCTGGTGCAGCAGTAGTTCAAGAACACATGGTAGAAACTGACCCATTAGTAGTTTCAGACAGTTACGTAAAAGTATTTACTGGTGACGATGAATTAGCAGATGAAATTGATTCCGCATTCGTTTTAGACATCAACAAAGAGTTCAACGAAGAACAAGCTGAAGCTTTAAAAGCTGAAGTAGGTGGAAGTGTATGGCAAGCTGTAAGAATTCCTGGTATCGTAGGAAGAGTTTGTGACGGAGGTACCACCTCAAGATGGTCTGCTATGCAAATCGGTATGTCCATGATTTCCGCATACAACCAATGTGCTGGTGAAGGAGCTACTGGTGACTTCGCATACGCATCCAAACACGCAGAAGTTATTCACATGGGTACTTACTTACCTGTAAGAAGAGCAAGAGCAGAAAACGAGCTTGGTGGAGTTCCATTCGGATTCATGGCAGATATCTGTCAATCTTCCAGAGTTAACCCTGACGACCCAGTACGTACTACCTTAGATGTAGTAGCTTTAGGTGCTGCATTATACGACCAAATCTGGTTAGGTTCTTACATGTCTGGTGGTGTAGGATTCACTCAATACGCAACCGCAGCTTACACTGACGATGTATTAGATGACTTCACTTACTACGGTAAAGATTACGTAGAAGACAAATACGGTGGATTAACCGAAGCACCTAACACCATGGACACTGTTCTTGATGTAGGTACTGAAGTTACTTTCTACTCCTTAGAACAATACGAAGAATACCCAGCATTACTCGAAACTCACTTCGGTGGATCTCAAAGAGCTTCCGTTGTATCCGCAGCTGCAGGTTGTTCAACCGCATTCGCTACCGGTAACGCTCAAACTGGTTTAAGCGCATGGTACTTAGGTATGTACTTACACAAAGAACAACACTCCAGATTAGGATTCTACGGTTTCGATTTACAAGATCAATGTGGTGCAGCTAACACCTTCTCCATCAGAAACGATGAAGGTTTACCACTCGAAATGAGAGGTCCTAACTACCCTAACTACGCAATGAACGTAGGTCACCAAGGTGAATATGCAGGTATCGCACAAGCACCTCACGCAGCTCGTGGAGACGCTTGGGCTTTCAACCCATTAGTAAAAATTGCATTTGCTGACAAAAACTTAATCTTTGACTTCAGTAAACCTCGTGCAGAATTTGCTAAAGGTGCATTAAGAGAGTTCGAACCATCCGGTGAAAGAACTG from Methanobrevibacter sp. includes the following:
- the mcrA gene encoding coenzyme-B sulfoethylthiotransferase subunit alpha, which translates into the protein MADKKFLHAMNEKFREDPTDKRTTFYNMDGWKQSPRKSEFVAEAKEIAEKRGIPMYNPDIGTPLGQRALMSYQLSTTDTFVEGDDLHFINNAAIQQAWDDIRKTVIVGLNTAHNVLEKRLGIEVTPETITEYLETVNHAMPGAAVVQEHMVETDPLVVSDSYVKVFTGDDELADEIDSAFVLDINKEFNEEQAEALKAEVGGSVWQAVRIPGIVGRVCDGGTTSRWSAMQIGMSMISAYNQCAGEGATGDFAYASKHAEVIHMGTYLPVRRARAENELGGVPFGFMADICQSSRVNPDDPVRTTLDVVALGAALYDQIWLGSYMSGGVGFTQYATAAYTDDVLDDFTYYGKDYVEDKYGGLTEAPNTMDTVLDVGTEVTFYSLEQYEEYPALLETHFGGSQRASVVSAAAGCSTAFATGNAQTGLSAWYLGMYLHKEQHSRLGFYGFDLQDQCGAANTFSIRNDEGLPLEMRGPNYPNYAMNVGHQGEYAGIAQAPHAARGDAWAFNPLVKIAFADKNLIFDFSKPRAEFAKGALREFEPSGERTAITPAK